A genomic stretch from Pararhizobium sp. IMCC21322 includes:
- a CDS encoding serine hydrolase — MSYVHAWKSNGEIISNSDAIAPWWSITKTVIAVACLKFWEAGDLELDKPLRNRPFTLRQLLRHTAGVPNYGRVKAYHDAVSGKQKAWSAEKLLAVVKADTLDFAPGQGWNYSNTGYLLVRQLLEDISDRPFAELIHRTIFGPLDLSSASIVQTKADLEKCRYMKNTGYDAGWVYHGLASGTAADAVGFLDHILHSDFLTPASKMALQDRVEVGGPLPDRPWQTCNYGLGVMCGETKNAGQVIGHSGASPFSVSALYHFSDLPVPVTACAFHSGTDEGKTEWEVLRLAQKCQ; from the coding sequence ATGAGCTATGTGCATGCCTGGAAATCCAACGGCGAGATTATTTCGAACAGTGACGCAATTGCCCCTTGGTGGAGCATTACGAAAACAGTCATTGCTGTGGCATGCCTCAAGTTCTGGGAAGCTGGTGATCTGGAGCTTGATAAGCCGCTCCGGAATCGTCCTTTCACGCTACGGCAGCTCTTGAGGCACACAGCTGGTGTTCCCAATTACGGGCGCGTCAAAGCCTATCACGATGCAGTATCGGGAAAGCAGAAAGCCTGGTCCGCCGAGAAGCTTTTAGCTGTTGTGAAGGCTGACACTCTGGATTTTGCGCCGGGCCAGGGATGGAACTACTCCAATACAGGCTATCTGCTGGTGCGGCAGCTGTTGGAAGATATTTCGGACAGACCCTTTGCTGAACTCATTCATCGAACCATTTTTGGCCCCCTTGATCTCAGCTCTGCTTCCATCGTGCAGACAAAAGCAGACCTTGAAAAATGCCGGTATATGAAAAACACCGGGTATGATGCCGGCTGGGTCTATCACGGTCTGGCAAGCGGAACGGCGGCGGATGCAGTTGGTTTTCTCGATCATATTCTCCACTCCGACTTTCTGACGCCCGCTTCAAAGATGGCTCTGCAAGACAGGGTTGAGGTTGGTGGACCTCTGCCCGACCGGCCCTGGCAGACCTGCAATTATGGTTTGGGTGTAATGTGCGGTGAGACGAAAAATGCAGGGCAGGTCATCGGCCATTCTGGCGCGAGCCCATTTTCGGTTTCGGCGCTGTATCATTTCTCCGATTTGCCGGTT